One segment of Bacteroides caecimuris DNA contains the following:
- a CDS encoding DUF6621 family protein, whose translation MNDKPQIKLSETVVLIDAAFLNFVITDMKKYFEATLQRTLQEIDLSMLTTYLTLDAGIAEGKNEVQFLFVYDKESGNLVHCQPSDLEKELNGVAFQSPYGEYSFASVPSEGMVSREDLFLDLLSIVADSADVKKMILVSFNEEYGKKVTDALNKVQGKEIVQFRMNEPDAPVAYQWDMLAFPVMQALGIRADEL comes from the coding sequence ATGAATGATAAGCCACAAATAAAATTATCGGAGACAGTGGTGCTGATTGATGCCGCTTTCCTGAATTTTGTAATTACGGATATGAAGAAATACTTCGAAGCGACTTTGCAACGTACTTTGCAAGAGATAGATCTTTCGATGTTGACTACCTATCTGACTTTGGATGCCGGGATTGCGGAAGGAAAAAATGAAGTGCAGTTTCTTTTTGTTTATGATAAAGAGTCGGGTAATCTTGTGCATTGCCAGCCTTCTGACTTGGAGAAGGAGTTGAATGGAGTTGCTTTTCAAAGCCCTTATGGAGAGTATTCGTTTGCCAGTGTTCCGTCGGAAGGGATGGTGTCGAGAGAGGACTTGTTTTTAGACTTATTATCCATTGTAGCCGATTCGGCCGATGTAAAAAAAATGATTCTGGTATCTTTCAATGAAGAATATGGAAAGAAAGTGACTGATGCTTTGAATAAAGTGCAGGGCAAGGAAATTGTCCAATTCCGCATGAACGAACCGGATGCTCCGGTAGCTTATCAATGGGATATGTTGGCTTTTCCTGTCATGCAGGCATTGGGAATCAGAGCCGATGAATTATAA
- a CDS encoding plasmid pRiA4b ORF-3 family protein, translating to MNKKKNQTSIGLDAIITEVLNLFTPEEQQELINILSNNGLEKLYQQMEEAFYDYQQPDYSSEATPIATYLQRLWDMKTRKDYPLDEFKKDCTTVPAAELEKDLRNFILQLFIQYQGPIENEIEEEERKFKLWYIYWAMEHYRMESSLNIILEIMRQSPTFLSSYCHLMQDEATIAIIYQLGQNQLPLLLGFMNENGIAPFGKEDICSAVAQIAISNPERRLEIINWFCQLLNSYYDRFERGEDNNLAIIDYITDTLMNIRGIETLPILEKIYKRFKIPNTLTRKGIKEIKKEMPRAELKGLEVDSMEELMSLLNELTAFYENHKFDDDKFNDEYDDEFDDEEYDKSFYMEEQTSKKLNIKISLIDSDPEIYRIVEVPSNIRLESFAEVINTAMGWEGYHLHLFQKGKTIYTTEESDDDFWFNLDNTVNSYSLSLGELLTRKGSHIKYEYDFGDSWMHRITLESQQAYKKNETQGVFLIDGANACPPEDCGGIYGYQEMLEALKQPHSKAAKEYREWLGKNFNAHKFNAKKVERELRDFFPIRIF from the coding sequence ATGAACAAAAAAAAGAACCAAACTTCGATTGGCCTCGATGCGATTATCACTGAAGTATTAAACTTGTTTACACCTGAAGAACAACAGGAATTGATAAATATATTAAGCAATAACGGATTAGAGAAACTCTACCAACAAATGGAAGAAGCTTTCTATGACTATCAGCAACCAGACTATAGCTCGGAAGCAACCCCTATTGCAACTTACCTGCAAAGGCTTTGGGATATGAAGACACGCAAAGACTACCCATTGGACGAGTTTAAAAAAGATTGCACGACAGTACCCGCCGCCGAATTAGAAAAAGATTTGCGCAACTTTATCCTACAACTATTTATCCAGTATCAAGGACCTATCGAAAACGAAATAGAAGAAGAGGAAAGAAAGTTTAAGTTATGGTATATCTACTGGGCGATGGAACATTACCGAATGGAATCTTCTTTAAATATCATCTTGGAAATAATGCGGCAAAGTCCGACTTTTCTCTCTTCCTATTGTCACCTCATGCAGGATGAAGCTACCATTGCCATCATTTACCAACTTGGGCAGAACCAATTGCCTTTGCTACTTGGTTTCATGAATGAAAACGGAATCGCTCCTTTCGGAAAAGAAGATATTTGTAGTGCTGTCGCACAAATTGCCATAAGCAACCCTGAACGAAGATTGGAAATTATTAACTGGTTCTGCCAATTATTGAATTCTTATTATGATCGGTTTGAGCGTGGGGAAGATAATAATCTCGCGATCATTGATTATATCACAGATACGTTGATGAATATTCGTGGCATAGAAACGTTGCCTATATTGGAAAAAATCTATAAACGATTCAAAATACCCAATACATTAACGAGAAAAGGAATCAAAGAGATAAAAAAAGAAATGCCACGTGCAGAACTGAAGGGATTGGAAGTGGACAGTATGGAAGAACTAATGAGCTTGTTGAATGAGCTCACTGCCTTCTATGAGAATCATAAATTTGACGATGACAAGTTTAATGATGAATACGATGACGAGTTTGATGATGAAGAATACGACAAATCTTTCTACATGGAAGAACAAACTTCTAAAAAACTCAATATAAAAATTTCCTTGATTGATTCCGACCCGGAAATATATCGTATAGTGGAAGTTCCTTCCAACATCCGTCTGGAAAGTTTTGCGGAAGTCATAAATACCGCAATGGGATGGGAAGGCTATCACTTGCATCTGTTTCAAAAAGGGAAAACAATATATACAACCGAAGAATCCGATGACGATTTTTGGTTTAATCTCGATAATACAGTCAATTCCTACTCTCTCTCTTTAGGAGAGCTCCTTACCCGAAAAGGTTCACATATTAAATATGAATATGATTTCGGAGATAGCTGGATGCATCGGATTACCCTGGAATCACAACAAGCATATAAGAAGAACGAAACACAAGGCGTCTTTCTCATAGACGGAGCAAATGCATGCCCGCCCGAAGATTGCGGAGGAATATATGGTTACCAAGAGATGTTGGAGGCATTAAAACAACCACACTCAAAAGCCGCAAAAGAATATCGGGAATGGCTGGGAAAGAATTTCAACGCACACAAATTTAATGCAAAAAAAGTAGAAAGAGAGCTTAGAGACTTCTTCCCGATAAGAATCTTCTAA